TATGCAAACGGTGCTTGATGGCAGTTATCAGATGATAGAAATGGTCAGTAGCGCAGAAAATGCATGCGAAATGTTAGCAACTCAATGTGAAGAACTGGATGCTTTAATGATCAAGTTTGAAGTTTAGTTTAATGTTTAATGCGTAATCCGGATTCAGTATCAGGTAAGGGGGGGACTCTTACCTGATTCGTTTTCACCAATTCAACTCACTCGAATCATATCTTTTTGTGTCACACTCACGCCTTTAATTTGAGCATAGACCAACTGCCCAACTTCTAGTCCTAGATCGTCTACCGCCCATTGAGTTAAATTCGCACTCAGCACTCTGTTTTGATCCAATCTGAGTTTTACAGAAACGCTTTGTTTGTCCTCGGATAGGCGGTGACTCTCAATCGCACAAATGGTGACGGGGATGATGTTACGTATCGACGTTCGTGTCGGTAACTCACAGCTTATCGATACATCATTGGCTCGTACCTGAACACGTACAGCCTCGCCTATGCGACCCTCGACTTTCTGTACCCAAAGAGCCTTATCTTCCGTTAAACTCAGTTGGGTCAAAGCATAAGTTGGATGCTGAGCATGTATGCTTGCTTCGAATACTGAACTTTGCTCTGAAAAGGATTGCCAAGGACGCATAGCATCCGATCCCCACACCTGTTCCAAAGAGCCGCTGGAATCAATACAGCCGTTAGATAACAGGATCATGTGATCTGCTAAGCGCAGAATTTCGCTGATACTGTGCGTAACATATAAAATGGGGATCTCGACTTCTTTCGCCAATCGCTCTAAATACGGCATTACTTCTCGCTTACGAGGTAAGTCTAGCGACGCCAAAGGCTCGTCCATTAACAACAAATCCGGATTGGACAAAAGCGCCCGACCTATGGCTACACGTTGCTTTTCGCCTCCAGATAGCTCACTTGGCTTTCGCTTAAGTAACCCGTCTATCGATAATAGTGAAGTCACATGAGAAAATAGTTCGAGATCCGTTTTCTTTACGCCATAAAGCAAGTTGCCTTCAACGCTAAAATGCGGAAACAACCTCGCATCTTGAAAAACATACCCAATATTTCGTTTTTCTACCGCCAGATTTATGTTCTGGTTTGAATCAAACACACGATGCCCATTGATATCAATAATCCCGGTATCCGGATTTCTAATACCACAAATACTATTTATTAGTGACGTCTTGCCTGAACCTGAACGGCCAAATATCGCGGTAATACCCTTAGAAGGCAACTGCGTATCAATGTTCAACAACAAGTCTCCTAGTTGCTGCTTAATGGCGATGTTAATCATTGTTGTTCCCTACTCCTATCCACCTATTCATACGAGAAGAGAGCCATTCCGATCCAAATAATGAAAGCAGAGCAACCAGTATCGAGATAACACATAAACGGGCTGCATCCATTTCGGCACCGGGGGTTTCTATAAAGTTATACATTGCCAAAGGTAGTGTTTGAGTTTCTCCGGGAATATTAGAGACAAAGCTAATCGTGGCACCAAACTCACCAAGGCTACGAGCAAAGGCCAACATTACCCCTGTAACAATGCCGGGTAACGTTAAGGGCAGCGTGATCGTAAGAAACAC
This DNA window, taken from Vibrio tapetis subsp. tapetis, encodes the following:
- the modC gene encoding molybdenum ABC transporter ATP-binding protein ModC — protein: MINIAIKQQLGDLLLNIDTQLPSKGITAIFGRSGSGKTSLINSICGIRNPDTGIIDINGHRVFDSNQNINLAVEKRNIGYVFQDARLFPHFSVEGNLLYGVKKTDLELFSHVTSLLSIDGLLKRKPSELSGGEKQRVAIGRALLSNPDLLLMDEPLASLDLPRKREVMPYLERLAKEVEIPILYVTHSISEILRLADHMILLSNGCIDSSGSLEQVWGSDAMRPWQSFSEQSSVFEASIHAQHPTYALTQLSLTEDKALWVQKVEGRIGEAVRVQVRANDVSISCELPTRTSIRNIIPVTICAIESHRLSEDKQSVSVKLRLDQNRVLSANLTQWAVDDLGLEVGQLVYAQIKGVSVTQKDMIRVS